The Hugenholtzia roseola DSM 9546 DNA segment CTTAAAAACCCTCTTCCATTAAAACAAGGATTGCGACTGGGTGAGAGTTTAGAGATGAGAGAATAGGGGAATTTCATTTGGCTTTTCCCTCGTCCCTCCTCTCTCGCCCCCTGATTAAAACCCTCTTCCATTAAAACAAGGATTGAGAAGTTTGGCTTTTTTGCGAAGTCTTTGGGGTTTCGTAAAGCTAAAAAAACAAAACCTCGCCGACGGCTAACAGCCTCGTCGACGGTTTCAAAAAAAGACCCTTAGATGTTTTTAACGTCTAAGGGTCTTTTTGTTTTCGGGGGTCAAAAAAGTTAAAAAATCTTGTCGATGGTTTGAAAGGCGAAGCTGGAGCTTCGCGCTACAGGAAAAAAGCCTCGCCGACGGCTAACAGCCTCGTCGACGGTTCGGTTTTGCTTAGGAAAGAAGTTTGAGTAGGGTTTGGGTCTTAAATTCGGTTTCCTGCCATTCTTGTTCGGGCTTTGAGTCGGCAGTAATTCCGCCTCCTGCATAGAGAAGTGCCTCATTTTCAAAGAGTTCCATGCAACGCAGCATGACAAAGATGTCGGCATCTTTGCCCAAATGGACAGTTCCCAAATAGCCGCAGTAGAGGTTTCGTTTGTGCGTTTCGGCAGTTTTGATAAAATGGTGTGCCGTATCTTTTGGCAATCCGCAGACGGCAGAGGTAGGGTGCAGCAGTTCGAGCATCACCGTTGCTAATTGTGGAAAACGCTCCTTTTGCGTATCTACGGCAAAATCGGTGCGCAGGTGCATCAGGTTTCCTGCAACGGCAGTGCGCGGACCTACTTCCGAAAATTCGCGCAATCGTATTTTTTTGAAACAGTTGATGATGTAGCGGCTGACCATCGCTTGCTCCTCAATCTCCTTTTGCCTCCAGAGGACTTCTGAAAGGGGGGTATGCGGCTGAAAAGGTTGCGTTCCTGCTAAGGCGATAGTTCGGAAGATGCCCTTTTGGTCTTGACTGATGAGCAGTTCGGGGGTGGCACAAAACCAAGTTCCGATTTTTGGCAGGGAGATGGCAGCGACAAAGGCTTGTGGATAGGTTTGTGTAGCCTTTTGAAAAAGCTGCCAAAGGTTGAAATCTTTGGAAAGTGGTGCTTTTTTGGTACGCGAAAGGACAACTTTTTCAAAATTGGGTTCGGGCTGCTGCATTTCAGCGATAGCGCGTGCTACGGTTTGTAGATATTGCGCCTTTTCTGTGGGCGCGTTTCGCGTTGCTTTTTGGGCAAGGTGATAGGGAAAAGTAGGGGGCGCAGCCCTTTGGGAAAGTTCTTGATAGCATTTCCAAAACGCAATTTTTTCAGCTTCAAAGCCTTTTTCTACTTGAAAAAAACTATTTTGAGAACTAAAAAAAAGATGTTTTTCCAAAAAAAAGACCTCTTCTTGTTCCTCGAAAGGAGCGACAACAAAGCCCTCTGTTAGCTCCTCTAAGTCCATTTTGCGCTTGGGCAGGGGGGCTGCAAAAGAAATCAAAAGCTCGACAACTTCGCTGGGGGCAGCTAAATGCGTTCCATTTTTGGGCGGAAGGGGTAGCGGTTTTCGCCAAAGCGCAACGGCATGTTTTTGCACCAATGCCGTTTGGAGTAGGCGTGGCAAATCGAGTTGAGCCGTTTGGGGGTCAAAGGGCTGGTCGTGATGCTGTAAAGAGGCGGTTTGGGCTTTCGGAAAAAAGAGGGGCTTTTTCATAGAAATTCTTTTTTTTAAACAAGAGCCTTTTGAATTTTGCCCCTGAAAGAGAAGGAGCGGCTACTTTCAAAACTATCAAATATTTTTGAAACTTCCTATAAAACGCAAGCTAAGGCTGCAAAGTTACATAAAAAAAGAGTTTGCCTTTTCCAATAAAGCCAAAAATGAGGCGGCTTATCTATCTATTTATTGGTCGGTTCGTCCGCCTGTTTGGGTAACGACAAAAAGCCACACTCTGCCCAACTGAAAATCAGGCAAAAGCGGCTTTTTGTAAAAATAAGTTTTATTTATGTTTTATTTGTATAAAGTTCGGTGGAATTTGTTTTCCTTCGTCATATTCAAAGGATTAGCATTGAACCATTCTACAAAACTATCCCATTGGGCTTCGTTTTTGTTTTTCCACGCTTCAAATTCATCAAAATTGCCGTGCATAAGCAGCCAATAGTGATAGGCTTCGAGAAATCCTTTTTCTTTGAGTTCTTGGTGGAATGAAAAAAGCAGGTTGGGATAGGTTTTATGATGTTCCTTTTCAAAGTACATATCGCTAAATCGGCTGCGAATACGGTGCAGCGAAGCCAAACTAATTTCGGTTTCAGAAAGGATAGCGATTGCCAAAAGTGGCTCATAAACTTCTATGGCGAACATACTAAGACCGACTAAGTTTTTATTCTTATCGATGGTTGCTACGTTGCTATGAAAGCTCACAGATAGGGAATCTTTTTCTAATTTAATCTCACTTTGATATACTTTGTAAAGCAATTCGCTTATTATTTGGGTACGCTTTGTGTTGCGCTCCATGTTCAAAAAGATTTCACCATAAATCATACCCCAAACTTCTTTGTTGCTATGGCAGTAAAGATTTGCAGCCCAAAAATAGTTGGAAGCAAAACTTGGCTCTACTCTGATGCCTTCTTCGTAGAAAACGAGTGCCTCGTCATAATTTTCGCGCATCATCTCTATGTTTCCTCTTTCGAGGTAAAGTTTGCCCGAATTTGGAAATTTTTTGATTCCCTTTTCGTAGATATCGACGGCTTTATCGGGTTCTCCGTTTAGGCTGTAACTATTGCCCAAAAGTTGGTAGAAATAATCGTCGGCTTCACTTTTTTTGAGCAGGCTCTTTAAAAGTTTGATAGCCTTTGGGTAGTCTTTTTTAAGATAGTAGAGGGCGGCAGTTTCGTAGGCGATATAAATATTATCGGGTTCGAGTTTGGTGGCTTCTTTCAAAAGGGCTTCGGCGGTATTAAAGTCGCCTTTGTCCATTAGCTCGATGGCTTTTGACACTTTTTTTCCAGCTTCGTCTTTATCGGCTTGGCTTTGCGCCAAAAGCGGCTTGGCAGCGAAAAAAAGGAAAGCGGTCAGTAGATAGGTGAAAATTTGTTTTTTTCTTGACATAAGAGAAAGTTTTGAAAGCATCAGGATAAAAGAAATTTAATGCGCTGCAAACATACAAAAATAAAAATATTTTTGATAAAGCGGAGAGCTTTACTTTGTTTTTTTTATCAAAACTTCGAATTATCCTTTTTTAGCAAAGAGATAGACTTTGGCAAAGTACCAAAATAAAATTTGGGTTTTTGAAAAATAAAAAAACTCGCGTCTATAAATTGCGTTAAAATAAGGCTTCGCTTTTGGC contains these protein-coding regions:
- a CDS encoding chorismate-binding protein, which codes for MKKPLFFPKAQTASLQHHDQPFDPQTAQLDLPRLLQTALVQKHAVALWRKPLPLPPKNGTHLAAPSEVVELLISFAAPLPKRKMDLEELTEGFVVAPFEEQEEVFFLEKHLFFSSQNSFFQVEKGFEAEKIAFWKCYQELSQRAAPPTFPYHLAQKATRNAPTEKAQYLQTVARAIAEMQQPEPNFEKVVLSRTKKAPLSKDFNLWQLFQKATQTYPQAFVAAISLPKIGTWFCATPELLISQDQKGIFRTIALAGTQPFQPHTPLSEVLWRQKEIEEQAMVSRYIINCFKKIRLREFSEVGPRTAVAGNLMHLRTDFAVDTQKERFPQLATVMLELLHPTSAVCGLPKDTAHHFIKTAETHKRNLYCGYLGTVHLGKDADIFVMLRCMELFENEALLYAGGGITADSKPEQEWQETEFKTQTLLKLLS
- a CDS encoding tetratricopeptide repeat protein gives rise to the protein MSRKKQIFTYLLTAFLFFAAKPLLAQSQADKDEAGKKVSKAIELMDKGDFNTAEALLKEATKLEPDNIYIAYETAALYYLKKDYPKAIKLLKSLLKKSEADDYFYQLLGNSYSLNGEPDKAVDIYEKGIKKFPNSGKLYLERGNIEMMRENYDEALVFYEEGIRVEPSFASNYFWAANLYCHSNKEVWGMIYGEIFLNMERNTKRTQIISELLYKVYQSEIKLEKDSLSVSFHSNVATIDKNKNLVGLSMFAIEVYEPLLAIAILSETEISLASLHRIRSRFSDMYFEKEHHKTYPNLLFSFHQELKEKGFLEAYHYWLLMHGNFDEFEAWKNKNEAQWDSFVEWFNANPLNMTKENKFHRTLYK